A stretch of DNA from Egibacteraceae bacterium:
CCGCACGCCTGAGCGAGCGCCAGTCGCTGGCGCGCCAGATCCACGACTCGGCGTTGCAGATCCTGGCGCTGATCCACAAGCGCGGCCGGGAGCTGGCGGGCCAGGAGCGGGTCTCGGGCCGGCAGGTCGCCGAGCTCGCCGATATGGCCGGCCGACAGGAGGCGGAGCTGCGCGCGCTGGTGCTGCGCCCGACGGAGCGGAGCGCATCGGGGACCGCGTCGCTGCGTGACGCGCTGGAGCGGACCGCTCGCGGCATCGACGGCGTGCCCGTGACCGTGAACGCCATCGGGGCGCTGATCCTGCCGGCCGCGCTGGTGTCCGAGGTCGCCGCCGCCGTCGGCGAGGCGCTGCGCAACGCCGCCCGGCACGCCGGCGCGCACCGTGTCGTCGTCTTCGCCGAGCAGGCCGATGGCCGTCTGGCGTTGTCGGTGCGCGACGACGGGTGCGGCTTCACCTACGACGAGGCCGAGCTGGCCGAACAAGGCAAGGCGGGGATGCTGCGCAGCATGAAGGGGCGGATCGTGGACCTGGGTGGAACCATGGACGTGGAAACCGCTCCCGGCCGCGGCACCGAGGTGACCTTTGCTATCCACGTGGAGGACTGAATGAGCCAGCCGATCCGCGTGGTGGTCGTCGACGACCACCCGGTCTGGCGCGACGGCGTGCGCTCCGACCTGGAGAGCTCGGGGATCGTGCAGGTCGTGGGCGAGGCCGCCGACGGCGGTGACGCGGTCGACGTGGTGCTGGACGTCATGCCCGACGTGGTCCTCATGGACCTGCAGCTGCCGACCGTGTCCGGCGTGGAAGCGACGCGGCGCATCCTCGAAGCGGCTCCCCACGTGCGCGTGCTCGTGCTGTCCGCGTCGGCCGAGGAAGCTGACGTGCTGGCAGCGGTGAAGGCCGGGGCGATCGGCTACCTGCTCAAGAGCTCGACCTCCCACGAGCTGGTCGCCGCGATCCGCGGCGTGCATGGCGGCGAGCCGGTGTTCACCCCGTCGCTGGCCAGCCTGGTGCTCGGCGAGTTCCGGCGCATGGCGGCCGGCACCGATGCGGGCGAACCCGGACTGACTCCCCGCGAGAACGATGTGCTGAAGCTCGTCGCGAAGGGCTACACCTACCGCGAGATCGGCGACAAGCTGTTCATCGCCACCAAGACGGTGCAGAACCACGTGCAGAACATCCTCACCAAGCTCCAGCTGTCACAGCGCTACGAGCTCATGCGCTACGCGATCCACAAGGGACTGGACCGCCTGCCCGAGTAGTCCCGGGAGGCCCGGCATACAGTCGTGGTGACCGCACAGCGCCAGCGACGGGATCTTCGGGCGGGGCGCTGAGCGCCACAGCCCGATAGCCATGCCATGACCGCCGGTGACCGGCTGCGGCGCAGCTTCCGCCTGGTCGCCGTCCGGCCGCCGCCGTGCGTCTCGGTGCCCGACCCGCCGACCGGCGACCTGGTCTGCGTCGCCCACGATGCGGTGCGTGGTGCGGCAGTGTGCCTGGCACGGAACCCTGGCCTGCTGCGACGATCAGCATGACCACAATGCGGACAAGGAGTACGCCATGGCAAAGCAAGTCGCACAAGGCCAGGTCGACCGTCTGGCTGTCGGAGCGCTCGCGGTGGGCGCCGCGGCGCTGGGTGCCGGCGCCGTCGGGGCGCTGGCGGTGGGCCGCCTGGCCATCGGCAAGGCCGCGGTGCGTCGCCTGGTCATCCAAGACCTGTACGTCGATCGACTGCACGTCGGCGAGACGACGACCCCCGGTGCTGACGCGCTCGCCGCCGGTCACGACTGACGTCGGCGAGGCCGGTGTGGGATGCGGATCCAAGTGGATCCGTTGCGTCACGTTAGGGTTGGGAGGCACATGAGTTCACAGCCATCTCCAGTCCTGCACGCCCCCACGATCGCCGCTGCGCGGCCGCGCGAGCCCGTCCGCCTCGTCATGGCACTGCTCGTCGCGACGCTGCTGCTGGCGGGCCAGACCCCGCCGACCGCGGCGCACGCGGACCGTCATGCCGGCCCGACGAGCAGCCAGCTGTCCGGCGCCTGCCCCGCCGGGACACCCAG
This window harbors:
- a CDS encoding ATP-binding protein, with product MDTGVATRTRSRRLLLRGILVFRWATLGWMVVLALTTPTGFARPGLAWGAVAVAAGWTVWLTVVGHEPQRVVLGVDLAVCGSLVLASGLVAHAGEVTAGRPFFAASYPLAAVLLWGVTRGPWWGGTAAAALGAGLVTARPLNGVPVADLSAVQAQQAAGTVVNFLVAGVAVGLVARLLDASAQAAETATGELLAERERTARLSERQSLARQIHDSALQILALIHKRGRELAGQERVSGRQVAELADMAGRQEAELRALVLRPTERSASGTASLRDALERTARGIDGVPVTVNAIGALILPAALVSEVAAAVGEALRNAARHAGAHRVVVFAEQADGRLALSVRDDGCGFTYDEAELAEQGKAGMLRSMKGRIVDLGGTMDVETAPGRGTEVTFAIHVED
- a CDS encoding response regulator transcription factor produces the protein MSQPIRVVVVDDHPVWRDGVRSDLESSGIVQVVGEAADGGDAVDVVLDVMPDVVLMDLQLPTVSGVEATRRILEAAPHVRVLVLSASAEEADVLAAVKAGAIGYLLKSSTSHELVAAIRGVHGGEPVFTPSLASLVLGEFRRMAAGTDAGEPGLTPRENDVLKLVAKGYTYREIGDKLFIATKTVQNHVQNILTKLQLSQRYELMRYAIHKGLDRLPE